One genomic region from Vitreimonas flagellata encodes:
- a CDS encoding autotransporter outer membrane beta-barrel domain-containing protein has product MADAKAAFHHRRRIDHLLGGAGLFAIASAASLFPIDEAQACTISNGSPPNAVTANAQILCQGTNTGQSFTGTGDNILFLQVGSGGVLGNSSVALTGAGVLILAEDADIQDTLFSVSGDYAGISLGNINAIDLSLIAGGSVGSYISLSNTDIEAASGSILLQDNTLLSMDGASSLTATSNGGIVLGGLGDNFYLFHGTLVAAADGILVADSGGSNSFSFNADTILSTLNAANLRILGGSGQDALVLNGSNALTFDTDDVEVLTVNGASGDVFALSGAHDFENVNISGGALRIDDLATLGQANADVSIDNGGELIVDLTAGVLTSDHIFSGGGALTLNTIGATITLQGANSNFSGLISMSNGALILGSADAAGSADIELNNALLQFGGAGTDLTNNVSGAGIIQYVGSNATIGYLTGQNTHAGGIQVINGGTLYVNGADNLGSGSIYFANGGMLWIDALADETIANDISGSGQLFVSAGAHTVELTAYHGYSGGTYVQNGALRVSDIAQLGTGPIVIETNAALDLNIGAAYTFDGTDVSGNGFLRKSGLGDLTLDANPLNGGLDIAAGQVFIEDFAALGAGPTQVQSGASLVLESAGAHTLTSTILGNGTFRKRGVGDLNIGLNFGIGALSIEEGRVFLNAAATTNVSVLANASLLGNGTIVGNLANEGLLAPGNSIGVMTVQGDYTHGTNAVLEIEFDNAGGIDLLDISGAANIQGGTVRFIGLGGAEGMGGVFLHADGGVTGAFTNVETIGATIPIAVVYDANDLSMAPTLLSARPSTFNAQILSAADTAFSFVDRVVANAALSEGGQIWAEAFAASSDRSADDATLGYAHDSSGVGTGANVQLNAHISVGGALALTQGELFLSENGGDGDQEGVLASLYARYQIGGWSMLGGILVGGVDQSTTRNVAFGGLSTSINAETSSSLFGAHLALRREFGAFAGWSVHGEARAGLVRQTQDAYTEDGASPLRLRVAEIDVDTISAQAGLSAQRRVMLGDRNLDLRLGLGVRRLELEGAAIPVTFATSGAELTLEGDARDSTDAYLDAGASYAISPNLVVNVGYAGQAGDTERHEARLGAALRF; this is encoded by the coding sequence ATGGCTGACGCAAAAGCTGCTTTTCATCATCGCCGCCGCATCGATCATTTGCTAGGCGGCGCCGGCCTTTTCGCCATCGCCTCAGCCGCTTCGCTTTTTCCCATCGATGAGGCGCAGGCCTGCACAATCAGCAATGGCTCGCCCCCGAATGCGGTGACCGCCAACGCGCAGATACTCTGCCAGGGAACCAATACCGGGCAGAGCTTTACCGGAACGGGCGACAATATCCTTTTTCTTCAGGTCGGCAGCGGCGGCGTCCTGGGCAACTCGAGCGTGGCGTTGACGGGCGCAGGTGTTCTCATTCTCGCCGAAGACGCCGACATCCAGGATACTCTCTTCTCCGTATCGGGCGACTATGCGGGCATTTCACTCGGCAACATCAACGCCATTGATCTCTCGCTCATCGCGGGCGGCAGCGTCGGCAGCTATATCAGCCTTTCCAACACCGACATCGAAGCCGCCTCCGGCTCAATCCTGCTGCAGGACAATACCCTGCTGAGCATGGACGGCGCCTCTTCACTCACGGCGACAAGCAATGGCGGCATCGTGCTGGGCGGCCTTGGCGACAATTTCTACCTCTTTCACGGTACGCTGGTGGCGGCCGCCGACGGCATTCTCGTCGCCGACAGCGGCGGATCGAATAGCTTTTCGTTCAATGCCGACACAATCCTGAGCACGTTAAACGCCGCAAACCTCAGGATACTCGGCGGAAGCGGCCAAGATGCACTGGTCTTGAACGGCTCAAACGCGTTGACGTTCGACACCGACGATGTCGAGGTCTTGACCGTGAACGGCGCCTCCGGCGATGTCTTTGCCCTGAGCGGGGCGCACGATTTCGAGAACGTGAACATCTCGGGCGGCGCATTGCGTATCGACGATCTCGCCACCCTGGGGCAGGCCAACGCCGATGTGTCGATTGATAACGGCGGCGAATTGATTGTCGACCTCACAGCAGGCGTGCTCACTTCAGATCACATCTTCTCGGGCGGCGGAGCGCTCACTCTCAACACGATTGGCGCGACAATCACGCTTCAGGGCGCCAATTCGAACTTTTCCGGTTTGATCTCCATGAGCAACGGCGCGCTCATTCTCGGCAGCGCGGATGCCGCTGGATCGGCCGATATCGAATTGAACAATGCGCTGCTTCAATTTGGCGGCGCCGGAACAGACCTCACCAACAATGTAAGCGGTGCAGGGATTATTCAATATGTAGGTTCGAACGCCACTATAGGATATCTTACTGGGCAGAACACGCACGCTGGCGGCATTCAAGTCATCAATGGCGGCACGCTCTATGTAAATGGCGCCGACAATCTTGGCTCGGGGTCGATCTACTTCGCCAATGGCGGCATGTTGTGGATCGATGCGCTCGCCGACGAAACCATCGCCAACGACATTAGCGGCAGCGGCCAATTGTTCGTGTCGGCCGGCGCTCACACAGTTGAGCTCACCGCCTATCACGGCTATTCGGGCGGCACCTATGTGCAAAATGGCGCCTTACGGGTGAGCGACATCGCCCAGCTTGGCACAGGCCCCATCGTGATCGAAACGAATGCCGCGCTCGATCTGAATATCGGCGCCGCCTACACGTTCGATGGGACTGACGTCAGCGGCAATGGCTTTCTACGCAAGAGCGGTCTTGGCGATCTTACGCTCGACGCCAATCCGCTCAATGGCGGCCTCGACATCGCCGCAGGCCAAGTCTTTATTGAGGATTTCGCAGCTCTGGGCGCAGGGCCGACGCAGGTGCAGAGCGGGGCAAGCCTTGTCTTGGAAAGCGCCGGCGCACACACGCTCACCTCGACCATTCTAGGGAACGGCACGTTCCGCAAACGCGGCGTCGGTGATCTCAACATCGGTTTGAACTTTGGCATTGGCGCCCTCTCCATCGAGGAGGGACGGGTCTTTTTGAACGCTGCGGCGACGACCAATGTTTCAGTGTTGGCCAACGCCAGCCTTCTTGGCAATGGGACCATCGTTGGCAATCTTGCCAATGAAGGGCTCCTCGCCCCCGGCAATTCTATTGGCGTGATGACCGTCCAGGGGGACTACACGCACGGCACAAACGCCGTGCTCGAGATTGAGTTCGACAACGCCGGCGGCATTGACCTCCTCGACATCAGCGGCGCGGCCAACATTCAAGGCGGCACGGTGCGCTTTATCGGCCTGGGCGGCGCTGAGGGCATGGGCGGGGTCTTCCTTCATGCTGATGGCGGCGTGACCGGCGCCTTCACGAATGTCGAAACGATTGGCGCAACCATACCTATTGCGGTGGTCTATGATGCAAACGATCTGAGCATGGCCCCCACTCTGCTTTCCGCACGACCATCCACGTTCAACGCGCAGATTCTGAGCGCCGCCGACACGGCTTTTAGCTTCGTCGACCGCGTCGTCGCCAACGCGGCTTTATCCGAGGGCGGTCAAATCTGGGCGGAAGCCTTTGCGGCATCGTCTGATCGAAGCGCCGACGACGCAACCCTCGGCTACGCGCACGACAGCTCGGGTGTCGGCACAGGCGCGAATGTGCAACTCAACGCCCACATAAGTGTGGGCGGCGCCCTGGCGCTCACCCAGGGCGAGCTCTTTCTTTCAGAGAATGGCGGAGACGGCGATCAAGAAGGAGTGTTGGCGAGCCTTTATGCACGCTATCAGATTGGTGGGTGGTCGATGCTGGGCGGTATTCTTGTCGGCGGCGTCGATCAGAGCACGACACGCAATGTCGCGTTTGGCGGCCTCTCTACGAGTATCAATGCGGAGACTTCGTCTTCGTTGTTCGGCGCCCATCTTGCTCTTCGGCGCGAATTTGGCGCATTTGCCGGATGGTCCGTGCATGGTGAGGCGCGCGCAGGCCTCGTGCGGCAAACTCAAGACGCTTACACCGAAGATGGCGCAAGTCCCTTGCGCCTGCGCGTGGCCGAGATCGACGTCGACACAATATCGGCACAGGCGGGACTAAGCGCTCAGAGGCGCGTGATGCTCGGCGATCGCAATTTGGATCTGCGCCTGGGACTGGGCGTGCGTCGCCTTGAACTTGAAGGCGCTGCAATCCCGGTGACCTTCGCCACGAGCGGGGCAGAACTCACGCTTGAGGGCGATGCGCGCGATTCCACGGATGCGTATCTTGACGCAGGAGCCAGCTATGCGATTTCACCCAATCTGGTGGTGAATGTGGGTTACGCTGGCCAGGCTGGCGATACCGAAAGGCATGAAGCCCGGTTGGGTGCTGCGCTGCGCTTCTAA
- a CDS encoding response regulator, protein MRPEMTRLNTDQDFAPAIRALVVEDDCVLRAHLVKIIRAAPDIHLIAEAGTLREALPLVELLPDIVLLDLGLPDGSGIELIQALRSTVPSSKVLVVTVFEDRASVLATLKAGADGYLLKDNNTDEILTAVRATVAGETPISARAAGHLLSFIRQDSAPHQSEPQTVLSPRELELLEHLARGASRKEAAREMKLSPFTVAEYVQNIYRKLSVRSRSEAVYQALSTRLITLDRE, encoded by the coding sequence ATGCGCCCTGAAATGACCCGCTTAAATACCGATCAAGATTTCGCGCCGGCGATCCGCGCATTGGTCGTCGAGGATGATTGCGTTCTCCGTGCGCACCTGGTGAAAATAATACGTGCTGCCCCCGACATCCACTTGATCGCGGAAGCCGGCACGCTCCGCGAGGCGTTACCCCTCGTTGAGTTGCTGCCCGATATCGTGCTGCTCGACCTTGGACTCCCGGACGGCAGCGGCATTGAGCTGATTCAAGCACTACGCAGCACCGTCCCCAGCAGCAAAGTACTCGTCGTGACCGTATTTGAGGATCGCGCCAGCGTCCTTGCAACGCTGAAAGCAGGCGCAGACGGCTATCTTCTCAAAGACAACAACACCGACGAAATTCTCACCGCCGTCCGCGCGACTGTTGCGGGTGAGACGCCGATCAGCGCGCGCGCTGCGGGTCACCTGTTGAGCTTCATTCGGCAAGATTCAGCGCCACATCAAAGCGAGCCGCAGACAGTTCTTAGCCCGCGCGAACTCGAACTACTGGAACACCTCGCACGGGGCGCGAGCCGCAAAGAGGCCGCCCGGGAGATGAAGCTGTCTCCGTTCACAGTCGCCGAATATGTGCAGAATATTTATCGCAAGCTCTCGGTGCGTTCGCGTAGCGAGGCTGTCTATCAGGCCTTGAGCACGCGACTCATTACGCTTGATCGCGAATGA
- a CDS encoding alpha/beta hydrolase: MSTPSSVLFPTDIFVSHGYAEHLVDLGEVTMNYAVTGPESAPALLLVPGQTESWWGYEQAMKRLEDRFRLYAVDLRGQGRSTRTPGRYTVDNIGNDLVRFIPAVIRSPTIVCGLSSGGVLSAWLSAYAPPGLVRAALLEDPPLFGAEHKTSCGHKHHESLVSLMFTAFSKYLGDQWSVGDWAGFVTAVKTTMPPMLAARPYDPASPPQMLKEYDPEWARACIEGTMFASCNHARMLAQVKTPVLLTHHFRGVEPQTGLFAGALSDEQAARVGIW; encoded by the coding sequence ATGAGCACGCCCTCAAGCGTCTTGTTTCCAACGGACATCTTCGTTTCGCATGGATATGCGGAGCACCTCGTTGATCTCGGCGAAGTCACAATGAATTACGCGGTCACCGGACCAGAATCGGCGCCCGCGCTTTTGCTTGTGCCCGGACAGACCGAGTCATGGTGGGGCTACGAGCAGGCGATGAAACGGCTTGAAGACCGTTTCCGCCTCTACGCGGTGGATTTGCGCGGCCAAGGCCGCAGCACTCGCACGCCCGGCCGCTACACCGTCGACAATATCGGCAACGACCTCGTGCGATTCATACCAGCCGTCATCCGGAGTCCGACGATCGTGTGCGGACTTTCTTCAGGGGGCGTGCTGTCGGCGTGGCTTTCTGCCTATGCACCGCCTGGACTCGTACGCGCAGCGCTCCTCGAAGACCCGCCGCTGTTCGGCGCCGAGCACAAGACAAGTTGTGGTCACAAGCACCACGAAAGCCTTGTATCGCTGATGTTTACGGCATTCTCGAAGTACCTTGGCGATCAATGGTCCGTGGGAGATTGGGCCGGTTTCGTGACGGCGGTCAAAACAACTATGCCGCCGATGCTCGCAGCCAGGCCATATGATCCCGCTTCGCCACCGCAGATGCTGAAGGAGTATGACCCAGAGTGGGCGAGAGCATGCATCGAAGGAACGATGTTCGCGAGCTGCAATCACGCGCGCATGCTTGCGCAGGTGAAAACGCCAGTGCTGTTGACGCATCACTTCCGCGGCGTCGAACCACAAACGGGCCTCTTTGCCGGCGCACTTTCGGACGAGCAGGCGGCGCGTGTCGGCATCTGGTGA